The window TAAGTTAATATCTTAATGTCTggaattatgtatatattattttgggcaatttgcaggattggtcttcgctgggggtggtcttaaatttttgtccctcaaattgatagtttttaaattttgccctatGCTTCTGCAaccataaggcagaatttgcaaaggcagaggacaaaagttaaagaccatcaatttgaggggcaaaacttaaagaccaccaatttgaagggcaaaaattaaagaccaccccaaatgaagggcaatccgcgcaaaaaaaagtaTAATTTTCTTAGATTAGCACTCCCTCCAATCCAAAGTAATTGAGGTATTAGCCTATAAAAGTGATCTAAAATAATTGATGTTTCATAAAACCAGGAAAGTATTtagttttctttttcaaatttgtCCTTAACACATACCCATATCCTCATATAATTATTTCAACCTAAAGAGAGTAAGAAATTCATAATTAAGGATATATAAGTCAAAACCCCTGTTAACTTTTAGAAGTTAATGAATTCCTTAATCCATGTGCTCAAAcataaaacctcaattattttggacacGAGAGAATACAATATAAGGTTTTCTGGCGCCATTTATTCTAGTAGTTGGCCCTTATCCATTAAACTAGTGTAGTTTGAGGTCGCTATATTCTATTGAATACACTGATGTTGAATCCTAGCCCACACCTTGGCACTAACATGTGTTCCAACAGTTTCTGGAACAGATAATATCTAAAACTAAAAATCTGTTGAAAAAATATTAATGCATAAAGTATTGAAATTGGAGGTGTGGTAATGatattcaacaacaacatacccaacaTACCCCgcgtagtcccacaagtgggcaGTGGTAATGATAGTCCTTAAAAATATTTGGCTTATAGTAAAACAATGAAAGAATGGCGCATTTATCAGGATTTAACAAGTTCTAGTTATAAATTAGGAGCAGAAATAACAAATTAGAGACTGTTAAACCCAAAGGAGCAGAGAAATAGAAGTACAAGAGAAAGTGTGTCATGTTTATCTACAAATTGCGGGAATGATTGTACTTAAACCAGTCAAAGCACAAGTTAGTTTCTAAGGGAAAACATAAAATGATAAAAGAATCAATTGATGAAAAGGGTGGATATAAGAGAATGAAAAACCCACCCTTTTCTCTCATTGTCAGCCTAATCAACTATGTACCTACAGGAATCAAATGAGAGTCTAATATGTACAGATTGGTTCCaattttagggtgtgtttggtatggaggaggAAATGTTTTCCacttttcccatgtttggttggtcaaattgttttggaaaacattttccgtaggaaaacaagttcctcacaatgaggaaaatgacttccctactaaggagtagggaaaacaagttccataaatggcattccaagttcattgtctcctTCACACCCAAAAAATAAGCAACAAAACCACTTATTTTCCGAAAACACATTTCCCATGGGAAACATTTTCCttaataccaaacacacccttaagaGCTTACGATTATTGAGACAAAGAACTTCACTTGTCATAGTATCATGTTATGTGAGTAAGGATAATCAAGAAATCCCTAAGAGCCAATAGTGCACGATTAGGAACTCGGTGGATAATGGGTCCCCTTTATCTTTCTTCACTTAAATACCAGGCTTTTGTCTGTGACAGAGTTTGAATCATGTCAATTGGTAACGATACCACCCTATTGTGAATTATAGCCAGCTATAACCAGGTTTCTTACTCAATCCTCTATCCAACATAAGCTTCCGCTGTCCCTCTGCGTCGCTCCAACTCCCTTCCGATGCTAGGACATTTGCTAGCAATATATATGTTGCGGGATCATTAGGGCATATTTCAACAAGCTTCTTGGCAGAAATCACAGCAAGTTCCTTATTACCATGAAGTTGGCAAGCACTCAGTAGACTTTTATAAACCGAAGGTCCTGGCTCTATTGGCATATTGTTAATGAAGGCCTTTGCTTCATGTAGATGACCACCACGGCCATAAAGGTCGACTACGCAAGCATAATGCTCTACCTTTGGTGGTGGTAGAGAATTGTCATTCTTCATTAGGTCAAAATAAATAAGCCCTTCGTCGAGCAAGCCAGCATGTCTACAAGCCGAAAGAACAGCAAGGAATGTGGTTAAATCTGGCTTAATACCATTTTTCCTCATTTCTTCAAACATTATAATCACACCCCGACCATAACCATGATGTGCACACCCTGTAAGAAGTGTGTTCCACGATATAAGGTCTCGTTCCTCCATTGATGTGAATATTCTCTGAGCATCTTCAAGTCTACCGCACCTTGTATACATGGAAAGAAGCCCGTTTTGTATGATAATTTCAGAAAAATGTCCTGCTTTCAGAGCTAAGCAATGGGTCTGCATTCCCTCCTCCAGGCCTGAAAATAGGCGTGGTGAATTAGCCCAATGAAACATGACACAGCCAACCCGCTGATATGTAGCCCAAATTGACTCATGAGAAACCTTATCAAAATCTTTTCAAAAATAcattttttatttaatatgttaTATAAAAAGCCCTAATAAAGAGAAAAATAGTTTTATTAGGTACTTAAAAatttataaaagaacaaacaaagaaattaaaacttagtaagaatagtgtgggttgggttatgacccgcTTTTTAGGTCATTTTAACCCAACCTATTTCAGCACAAGTAACTTTTGGGTGGGTTATTGATCCGCCCAATTATTAACTCAGCCCTTTTTGATCCGCCCATTTGACATCCCTACCTGAAATGCTCCCAATTGCTTTCAAAATGCTTGCAAATGTGTAGTGATCAACGGTAAAACCAGCCCGCCTCATTTTTGAAAAGCAGGAGAACGCTTCTCCACCGGCTCCTAAATTAGAGAAACCGGAAATGACTGCGTTCCAGGAGATTTCATCCCATTTCATAACGTCGAAACACAACTTACGAAAATCCTCTAAGTTACAACTACACCCCGAATACGCAGACAACAACGATACCACCAAGTAATGATTAATGTTAAAACACTGCTGTATTACATGACAGTGAACCTGCTCACAATGAACCAAGTAATCTGGACAAGAAAACGAGCTCAACAAACTCGTATACGTAACATAATTAGGTTTAATTCCCAATGTCATCATTTCCTTAAACAAAACCATAGCTTGAAAAGGGCAATGATATTGTGCATAACAACTTATCATGGAAGTCCAAGTAACAACATTCCTTTCAGGCATTTGATCGAAAACTCTCCTCGAAGTCTCAATATCGATACATTTCAAATACATATCAATCAAAACAGTCCCTACTATAACATCCAAagcaaaaccaactttccaactcAAACAATGCAACTGAACCCCAAATTCACATGCTTCTAACTGAACACAACCAACTAAACTAGCCGAAACGCTAGACGGGGTTGGACTAATACCTTCTCTTAACATTTCAAGAAACA is drawn from Lycium barbarum isolate Lr01 chromosome 8, ASM1917538v2, whole genome shotgun sequence and contains these coding sequences:
- the LOC132605847 gene encoding pentatricopeptide repeat-containing protein At2g13600-like — its product is MIRHKMILRSPAFHLCYNIAKQAILSNQIAYQVTTIHNLGYCTNPCFKDKYNESNNLNLDLSPQLHQNGLLLDQFSLNKIISTCAKLGCLSIGIQTHCQIIKMGFNSNVFINTSLVDMYGKCGIVLEAQKLFDEMPERNVVTWNAMISGYLDTLYAEKAIALFLEMLREGISPTPSSVSASLVGCVQLEACEFGVQLHCLSWKVGFALDVIVGTVLIDMYLKCIDIETSRRVFDQMPERNVVTWTSMISCYAQYHCPFQAMVLFKEMMTLGIKPNYVTYTSLLSSFSCPDYLVHCEQVHCHVIQQCFNINHYLVVSLLSAYSGCSCNLEDFRKLCFDVMKWDEISWNAVISGFSNLGAGGEAFSCFSKMRRAGFTVDHYTFASILKAIGSISGLEEGMQTHCLALKAGHFSEIIIQNGLLSMYTRCGRLEDAQRIFTSMEERDLISWNTLLTGCAHHGYGRGVIIMFEEMRKNGIKPDLTTFLAVLSACRHAGLLDEGLIYFDLMKNDNSLPPPKVEHYACVVDLYGRGGHLHEAKAFINNMPIEPGPSVYKSLLSACQLHGNKELAVISAKKLVEICPNDPATYILLANVLASEGSWSDAEGQRKLMLDRGLSKKPGYSWL